Proteins co-encoded in one Candidatus Binatia bacterium genomic window:
- a CDS encoding CehA/McbA family metallohydrolase gives MTRVSGTLFVPFFLGCLAAATTATGAPLAARIDAGNAAATRLGGTDATGGLDDWALGDGTICAVVSDPSHENDLSPTGGTLVDLGRCGRNDDQFVLFDQLANLSLSRAIPVQTIVAENHTDRARLIARGARAGISIETTYTLRSELPGRLFVGSRVTRTPGGEAFFALGMAFGNVQTLRPFVTSIRSPGRSRGFVGPAFMGRGAGAAAAAAVPADAVALVGENLLEPAVSYGVLVRTARLERASGGDPVPLPTFIIADDIATIVAVFVRPFWLGGVSSLGWLELAQTRLMDLAPGDALNIEAEIVVGERADVASALDQFAEDLPVLRARVDDPAALVHVVRPPTGEPVSVIRPRPDGTLAARVPAGEYTLRVVAADGRETSHAVRVTAAGADAGLLATGAVARVRLPRQGPMRLVFVGVDGTPDPRFGDDRLGFAVLGKDKLKRTAGVRDLPLSGTPADPPTAVVPPGRYRVYATRGPEYDVTQTEVTAVTGETVDLHIEPPPRVLATARQVAADFHVHASRSLDSALPNALRVASYVADGGEVLVSSDHDAITDYGPTIAGMGLDGQVASIVGIEVTSEVRTPKAPYTIGHANAFPMVADPLAYRDGAPANEGRRWRDVLADLRARPGERVVQLNHADYPGVGAHPRGFFTHLGSAGTPFDPTVPLTAEANRVLIEPDPATGIRDIDFDAIEVLNGEVLGGYPALREDWFALLRQGHILTATANSDSHGLGSIVATPRNYVAVADDRIAPFDAPGFVSAVRTGRTYGTTGPLVDVRLGDAGPGDRHTGHDGTLQVRVLAAPWVPVRELRVFVDGHVVERRSIAAPAALSIPLRFAADAFVTIEVEGNPGPTYEAVLPGFTPFAFTNPIFVDADGDGTWTPPGMHDDGTGPQSNSPR, from the coding sequence ATGACGCGCGTCTCGGGAACCCTCTTCGTGCCGTTCTTCCTCGGCTGTCTCGCTGCCGCCACGACAGCGACCGGGGCACCGCTGGCCGCGCGCATCGATGCCGGTAACGCCGCCGCCACCCGGCTCGGCGGCACCGACGCCACCGGCGGCCTCGACGACTGGGCCCTCGGCGACGGTACGATATGCGCCGTCGTCTCCGACCCGAGTCACGAAAACGACCTGTCGCCGACGGGCGGAACGCTGGTCGATCTCGGTCGCTGTGGCCGCAACGACGATCAGTTCGTCCTCTTCGACCAACTGGCGAACCTGTCGCTCTCCAGAGCCATTCCCGTCCAGACGATCGTCGCGGAGAATCACACCGACAGAGCCCGCCTGATCGCCCGCGGCGCCCGCGCGGGAATCTCCATCGAAACAACGTACACGTTGCGATCCGAGTTGCCCGGCCGTCTATTTGTCGGCTCTCGCGTTACGCGCACACCGGGCGGCGAGGCGTTCTTCGCTCTCGGCATGGCCTTCGGCAACGTGCAAACCCTGCGGCCGTTCGTCACCTCGATACGGTCGCCCGGCCGCTCCCGCGGCTTCGTGGGCCCGGCCTTCATGGGCCGCGGCGCCGGCGCCGCCGCGGCGGCCGCCGTTCCGGCCGACGCCGTGGCGCTGGTCGGCGAGAATCTCCTCGAACCGGCCGTCAGCTACGGCGTCCTGGTGCGCACGGCTCGTCTCGAGCGGGCTTCCGGCGGCGACCCGGTACCGCTGCCAACCTTCATCATCGCCGACGACATCGCCACCATCGTCGCCGTCTTCGTCAGGCCGTTCTGGCTGGGCGGCGTATCGTCTCTCGGCTGGCTGGAGCTGGCGCAGACGCGGCTGATGGACCTCGCCCCGGGAGACGCATTGAACATCGAAGCGGAGATCGTCGTCGGCGAGCGCGCCGATGTGGCTTCCGCCCTCGACCAGTTCGCCGAGGACTTGCCGGTCCTGCGCGCCCGGGTGGACGACCCCGCCGCACTGGTCCACGTCGTGCGGCCGCCCACCGGCGAACCGGTAAGCGTCATCCGGCCCCGGCCGGACGGCACCCTGGCAGCGCGCGTGCCGGCCGGCGAGTACACGCTGCGGGTGGTGGCGGCCGATGGGCGCGAGACATCGCATGCCGTCCGGGTCACCGCCGCCGGGGCCGATGCGGGTCTGCTGGCCACCGGCGCGGTGGCGCGCGTGCGCCTGCCGCGGCAGGGGCCCATGCGACTCGTCTTCGTGGGCGTCGACGGCACTCCCGACCCGCGCTTCGGCGACGACCGGCTGGGTTTCGCGGTGCTCGGAAAGGACAAACTCAAACGGACCGCCGGAGTGCGAGATCTGCCGCTCTCCGGAACGCCCGCCGATCCGCCCACCGCGGTCGTCCCGCCGGGGCGTTACCGCGTCTACGCCACGCGCGGACCGGAATACGACGTCACGCAGACCGAGGTGACCGCCGTCACCGGCGAGACGGTGGATCTACACATCGAACCGCCCCCGCGCGTTCTCGCTACGGCGCGCCAGGTCGCGGCCGACTTTCACGTCCACGCGTCGCGCAGTCTCGACTCGGCGTTGCCGAACGCCTTGCGGGTCGCTTCATACGTGGCCGACGGCGGCGAGGTTCTGGTGTCGAGCGATCACGACGCGATCACCGACTACGGCCCGACGATCGCCGGCATGGGGCTCGATGGACAGGTGGCGAGCATCGTCGGCATCGAGGTTACCAGCGAAGTCCGCACGCCCAAGGCACCGTACACCATCGGCCATGCCAACGCCTTTCCGATGGTGGCCGATCCGCTCGCCTATCGAGACGGCGCACCGGCCAACGAGGGACGGCGCTGGCGCGACGTATTGGCGGACCTGCGTGCCCGGCCGGGCGAGCGCGTGGTCCAACTCAACCACGCCGACTATCCCGGCGTCGGCGCGCATCCCCGCGGCTTCTTCACCCACCTCGGCAGCGCCGGCACACCGTTCGATCCGACCGTGCCCCTGACGGCGGAGGCGAATCGCGTGCTGATCGAGCCCGATCCGGCGACCGGGATTCGCGACATCGACTTCGACGCCATCGAAGTGCTGAACGGCGAGGTTCTCGGCGGCTACCCGGCGCTGCGCGAGGACTGGTTTGCGCTGTTGCGGCAGGGGCATATTCTGACCGCCACGGCGAACAGCGACTCGCACGGTCTGGGCAGCATTGTGGCCACCCCGCGCAACTACGTCGCGGTCGCCGACGATCGGATCGCCCCGTTCGACGCCCCCGGATTCGTGAGCGCAGTCCGCACCGGACGCACGTATGGCACCACCGGCCCGCTGGTAGATGTTCGGCTCGGCGATGCCGGACCGGGAGATCGGCACACCGGGCACGACGGCACACTGCAGGTGCGCGTGCTGGCGGCGCCGTGGGTTCCCGTGCGCGAGTTGAGAGTCTTCGTCGACGGCCACGTCGTCGAACGCCGGTCGATCGCGGCGCCCGCCGCCCTGAGCATCCCGCTCCGGTTTGCCGCCGACGCTTTCGTCACCATCGAAGTCGAAGGCAACCCGGGCCCGACCTACGAGGCCGTACTCCCGGGGTTCACCCCGTTCGCGTTCACCAATCCGATCTTCGTCGACGCCGACGGCGACGGCACGTGGACACCGCCGGGCATGCACGACGATGGAACAGGCCCACAGTCTAACTCCCCGCGCTGA
- a CDS encoding aspartate aminotransferase family protein has protein sequence MSRITATSAPPAGEPRLSLDEYWMPFTPNRDFKSDPRMVARADGMWLWNDRGDRILDASAGLFCVNAGHCRREIAEAVGRQLAELDYIAPFLRGHRKQFELAARLAELTPADLNHIFFVNSGSESVDSAMKVALAYHHARGENGRTMFVSRERAYHGVNFGGVSLSGMVNNRRKFGPSLPGVTHMRHTHLEANRFVPGQGAHGAELADDLLRCVQLYGAENIAACFVEPIAGSTGVLVPPVGYLERLRAICDTHGIVLVFDEVICGFGRTGAAFAAQSFGVTPDVMTMAKAITNGAQPMGAVAVSRRIHDTIMDAAAEGAIEFFHGYTYSGHPAPCAAGLATLDIYRREGLFERARELSPYFLSAMFSLRDLPVVADIRGYGLMAGIEVHAAGAPGARGHVWQKQLFDRGVHVKTTGDAAIIAPPLIAEREHIDRIADGLRETLAALE, from the coding sequence ATGAGTCGGATCACAGCCACCTCGGCACCGCCTGCCGGCGAGCCACGCCTTTCGCTCGACGAGTACTGGATGCCGTTCACCCCGAACCGCGACTTCAAGAGCGACCCGCGGATGGTCGCACGGGCCGACGGCATGTGGCTGTGGAACGACCGCGGCGATCGTATCCTCGACGCGTCTGCGGGCCTGTTCTGCGTCAATGCCGGGCATTGCCGCCGGGAGATCGCCGAGGCGGTGGGCCGCCAGCTTGCCGAGCTCGATTACATCGCCCCGTTCCTGCGCGGTCATCGCAAGCAGTTCGAGCTGGCAGCCCGCCTTGCCGAGCTGACTCCAGCCGACCTGAACCACATCTTCTTCGTCAACTCCGGCTCGGAATCCGTGGACTCGGCGATGAAGGTGGCGCTCGCCTACCACCATGCGCGCGGCGAAAACGGCCGCACGATGTTCGTGTCGCGCGAACGCGCGTACCACGGGGTCAACTTCGGCGGCGTGTCGCTCTCGGGCATGGTCAACAATCGGCGCAAGTTCGGTCCGTCGCTGCCCGGCGTTACCCACATGCGGCACACGCATCTCGAGGCCAACCGTTTCGTTCCCGGACAGGGGGCGCACGGCGCCGAGCTGGCGGACGATTTGCTCCGCTGCGTGCAGCTTTACGGGGCCGAGAACATCGCGGCGTGCTTCGTCGAACCGATCGCCGGTTCGACGGGCGTACTGGTCCCTCCGGTGGGATACCTGGAACGTCTGCGCGCCATTTGCGACACCCATGGCATCGTCCTCGTCTTCGACGAGGTCATCTGCGGCTTCGGGCGCACGGGCGCGGCCTTTGCCGCGCAGAGTTTCGGCGTCACTCCCGACGTCATGACGATGGCCAAGGCGATCACCAACGGCGCCCAGCCGATGGGCGCGGTTGCCGTGAGTCGGCGCATTCACGACACCATCATGGATGCCGCCGCGGAGGGCGCCATCGAGTTCTTTCACGGCTACACTTACTCGGGCCACCCGGCGCCCTGCGCGGCCGGCCTGGCCACGCTCGACATCTATCGGCGCGAGGGCCTTTTCGAGCGCGCCCGCGAGCTGTCGCCTTACTTTCTCTCGGCGATGTTCTCGCTGCGCGATCTGCCCGTCGTCGCGGACATCCGCGGCTACGGCCTCATGGCGGGCATCGAGGTACACGCCGCCGGCGCCCCGGGCGCCCGCGGCCATGTATGGCAGAAGCAGCTTTTCGATCGCGGCGTCCACGTCAAGACCACGGGCGACGCCGCCATCATCGCCCCCCCGTTGATCGCCGAGCGCGAACACATCGACCGCATCGCCGACGGGTTGCGCGAGACTCTGGCGGCACTCGAGTAA
- a CDS encoding MBL fold metallo-hydrolase, whose translation MTRIARIVVVLGLVAAAGCHRKEAPRVPDAAGHNTTEAAAASATTAAANREVAAALPLADRTDFEDAGRGLVARDPDAVVRNAGGQPIWNTADYAFESGPAPPSVNPSLWRQAQLNNLHGLFRVTEGVYQVRGYDLANLSIVEGRSGWIVVDPLTAPETAAAAMALARRHLGDKPVVAIVFTHSHVDHFGGIRGVVPAGTEPPPIVAPRGFLEEATSENLLAGLAMGRRATYMYGTHLPRSPLGHVDSGLGKEPARSKIDILAPTVVVDRTPQELTIDGVRFVFQYAPDSEAPAELTFYLPDRRAFCGAEVVCHTMHNLYTLRGAKVRDARKWSGYIDQAIDLFGDAEVVFASHHWPVWGNERVVDYLKKQRDTYRYIHDQTLRLANSGMTPQEIAEQLDLPDSLRTSFANRPYYGTVRHNAKAVYQAYFGWYDGNPANLDPLPPEQAAAKYVDAMGGGAAVLALGRNAIERGDYRWAAMVLNHLVFAAPDNQAARDLLARAYDQLGYRAESGPWRDSYLTGAAELRGGVLGSATNLAAAAGMLRHLPAEQFLALLAVSLNGPRADGKRLRLNFVFTDLGESYVVEVENAVLHAHRREPAPEAPVTVRLTRDFLVRLLTGEAGLREMIFSEEIDVDGSRMELLSFFLLLDRPNPAFTIVTP comes from the coding sequence ATGACACGCATCGCCCGCATCGTCGTCGTTCTCGGGTTGGTGGCCGCCGCCGGCTGCCATCGCAAAGAAGCGCCGCGTGTGCCCGATGCGGCGGGGCACAACACGACCGAAGCCGCGGCGGCGTCGGCGACGACGGCGGCAGCCAACCGGGAAGTGGCGGCTGCCCTGCCGCTCGCCGACCGGACCGACTTCGAAGATGCGGGCCGCGGACTGGTAGCGCGCGACCCCGACGCGGTGGTTCGCAATGCCGGCGGGCAGCCGATCTGGAATACCGCCGACTACGCGTTCGAAAGCGGCCCCGCGCCGCCGAGTGTCAACCCCAGCCTGTGGCGGCAGGCGCAACTGAACAACCTGCACGGACTGTTTCGCGTCACCGAGGGCGTCTATCAGGTGCGCGGCTACGACCTCGCCAACCTGTCGATCGTCGAGGGCCGGTCGGGTTGGATCGTCGTCGATCCGTTGACCGCACCGGAAACCGCCGCCGCCGCCATGGCTCTGGCGCGCCGCCACCTCGGCGACAAGCCCGTGGTCGCCATCGTCTTCACGCACAGCCACGTCGACCACTTCGGAGGCATCCGCGGAGTCGTCCCGGCCGGGACGGAACCGCCGCCGATCGTTGCCCCGCGCGGCTTCCTCGAAGAGGCCACCAGCGAGAACCTGCTGGCAGGGCTCGCCATGGGCCGGCGCGCCACGTACATGTACGGCACGCACCTGCCGCGCAGCCCGCTGGGACACGTCGACTCGGGCCTCGGCAAAGAGCCGGCGCGCAGCAAGATCGACATCCTGGCGCCGACCGTCGTCGTCGATCGCACGCCGCAGGAACTCACCATCGACGGGGTGCGTTTCGTCTTCCAGTACGCGCCCGATTCGGAAGCGCCGGCGGAGTTGACCTTCTACCTCCCGGACCGCAGAGCCTTTTGCGGTGCCGAGGTGGTCTGCCACACCATGCACAACCTCTACACTTTGCGCGGCGCCAAGGTGCGTGACGCCCGCAAGTGGAGCGGCTACATCGATCAGGCCATCGACTTGTTCGGCGATGCCGAGGTGGTTTTCGCCAGCCATCACTGGCCGGTGTGGGGCAACGAACGCGTCGTCGACTACCTGAAGAAGCAACGCGACACGTACCGCTATATCCACGACCAGACGCTGCGCCTGGCCAACTCCGGCATGACTCCGCAGGAGATCGCCGAACAGCTCGACCTTCCCGACTCGTTGCGCACCTCGTTCGCCAACCGGCCTTACTACGGCACCGTCCGGCACAACGCGAAAGCTGTCTACCAGGCGTACTTCGGCTGGTACGACGGCAATCCGGCCAATCTCGATCCGTTGCCGCCGGAACAGGCGGCGGCGAAGTACGTCGACGCGATGGGCGGCGGCGCCGCCGTGCTGGCGCTCGGCCGCAACGCCATCGAACGCGGCGACTATCGCTGGGCGGCCATGGTGCTCAACCATCTCGTGTTTGCCGCGCCGGACAACCAGGCGGCCAGAGATCTTCTGGCACGCGCCTACGATCAACTCGGGTACCGCGCAGAGTCGGGTCCGTGGCGCGACAGCTATCTGACCGGCGCGGCGGAATTACGGGGCGGCGTACTCGGCTCGGCAACCAACCTCGCCGCCGCTGCCGGCATGCTCCGTCACCTTCCGGCGGAACAGTTCCTCGCGTTGCTGGCCGTGAGCCTCAACGGACCCAGAGCCGACGGCAAGCGCCTGCGTCTCAATTTCGTGTTCACCGATCTGGGTGAATCGTACGTTGTCGAGGTCGAGAACGCCGTACTGCACGCCCATCGCCGCGAGCCCGCGCCGGAGGCGCCGGTGACCGTGCGGCTGACCCGCGACTTCCTCGTGCGCCTCCTGACCGGCGAGGCCGGACTGCGCGAGATGATCTTCTCCGAGGAGATCGATGTCGACGGCAGCCGCATGGAACTGCTGTCGTTCTTCCTCCTCCTCGACCGTCCGAACCCGGCGTTCACGATCGTGACGCCGTGA
- a CDS encoding pectinacetylesterase family protein: MTVRGRLGWLYFAALLTALPMRSAQAIGIEDVVDGGNNYAWQLVELPGAVCSNGSQYRFWYYDSPTSNSMAISFEGGGACWDYATCSGQAGILGASNPNGIPADYITQFKAKYVSPIINGADPGIPPFRSKTNIATNGFDMVYVPYCTGDVHVGNRVVTYTDPNNQQPPITFRHNGYNNTLAILNYLHTRFPSINKLVITGFSAGGVASSAVFYQARRTLVPTKAYMLNDSGPIFPAPNATYNSRPLHDLIKVQWDLTSLYSQLPASFNPNDFGSINAMLATEFPGDRLAYTGYSSDYNFSRFSYERFYPGITQAGILQKWRQDQTNLINQIKNYSNYSYHVPWHRPINDSHCVSIITFIGSHACPTVRKKKWYEALEWPWTQSWKCPSGFMPFETFLTRFITNNYQTRIVEPENYYNNEDPGMQIVAPLINDAVSGA, from the coding sequence ATGACAGTCAGGGGACGACTCGGCTGGTTGTATTTTGCGGCGCTGCTTACGGCACTTCCGATGCGTTCGGCGCAGGCCATCGGCATCGAGGACGTGGTGGACGGCGGCAACAATTACGCGTGGCAGCTCGTCGAGCTGCCGGGCGCGGTCTGCAGCAACGGTTCGCAGTACCGTTTCTGGTATTACGACTCGCCGACTTCGAACAGCATGGCGATCTCATTCGAGGGCGGCGGCGCTTGCTGGGACTATGCGACTTGCAGCGGCCAGGCGGGCATCCTCGGGGCGTCGAACCCCAACGGCATACCGGCCGACTACATCACGCAGTTCAAGGCCAAGTACGTTTCGCCGATCATCAACGGCGCCGACCCCGGCATTCCGCCGTTCCGATCGAAGACCAACATCGCCACCAACGGCTTCGACATGGTCTACGTCCCGTACTGCACGGGCGACGTCCACGTCGGCAACCGGGTCGTCACTTACACGGACCCGAACAACCAGCAACCGCCGATCACGTTCCGTCACAACGGGTACAACAACACCCTGGCGATTCTGAACTATCTGCACACCCGCTTCCCGAGCATCAACAAGCTCGTGATCACCGGCTTCAGCGCCGGCGGTGTCGCCAGCAGCGCCGTGTTCTACCAGGCCCGGCGCACGCTGGTGCCGACGAAAGCCTACATGCTGAACGACTCGGGGCCCATCTTCCCGGCCCCGAACGCGACCTACAATTCGCGGCCGTTGCACGACCTGATCAAAGTGCAGTGGGATCTGACGTCGCTCTACAGCCAGCTCCCGGCTTCGTTCAATCCGAACGATTTCGGCAGCATCAACGCCATGCTGGCGACGGAGTTCCCCGGGGATCGGCTCGCCTACACGGGCTACTCGAGCGACTATAACTTCTCCCGGTTCTCCTACGAGCGCTTCTACCCCGGCATCACGCAGGCCGGCATCCTGCAGAAGTGGCGTCAGGACCAGACCAACCTGATCAACCAGATCAAGAACTACTCCAACTACAGTTACCATGTGCCGTGGCACCGGCCGATCAACGACAGTCACTGCGTGTCGATCATCACCTTCATCGGCAGTCACGCCTGCCCGACCGTCCGCAAGAAGAAATGGTACGAGGCGCTCGAGTGGCCATGGACGCAGTCGTGGAAGTGCCCGAGCGGGTTCATGCCGTTCGAGACCTTCCTGACCCGCTTCATCACGAACAACTACCAGACCCGGATCGTCGAGCCGGAGAACTACTACAACAACGAAGACCCGGGCATGCAGATCGTCGCACCGCTGATCAACGACGCCGTCTCCGGCGCGTGA
- a CDS encoding ankyrin repeat domain-containing protein, protein MVDRLIGLRACGTAAPRTRRSRRAVCRRKVLAVLVLVAASAAPLSAAATPAMSPAAAARTPLPAVRNRVMGSGEAPRPEPFTIEQRLLEAVRRNDRPTIERALQRGASIHSRDDIGRSTVFLAVFDAHDLDLVRWLHGKGARLDEPDTGGRTALSFAAANGRVDIVEYLVANGAVVDRRDKQGRTALFHAVLNDRRDAVDFLLNRGADVNVHDQFGDTPLMVACAKGFGDMATLLLARGADPSLRDQEGRTAAERGAGRTEACKPPTPPR, encoded by the coding sequence ATGGTTGACAGGCTCATCGGACTCCGGGCGTGCGGGACGGCGGCGCCCCGCACGCGCCGGTCGCGGCGCGCGGTCTGCCGGCGGAAAGTGCTTGCCGTTCTCGTCCTGGTCGCGGCAAGTGCGGCGCCGCTATCGGCGGCGGCAACGCCGGCGATGTCCCCTGCCGCGGCGGCGCGAACACCGCTTCCCGCGGTGCGCAATCGGGTCATGGGTAGCGGCGAGGCACCCAGGCCCGAGCCGTTCACGATCGAACAGCGACTGCTCGAGGCGGTGCGCCGCAACGACCGGCCCACCATCGAGCGCGCCCTCCAACGCGGGGCGTCGATTCACTCCAGGGACGACATCGGCCGCTCGACGGTGTTCCTCGCCGTCTTCGACGCGCACGATCTGGACCTCGTACGCTGGCTGCACGGTAAAGGGGCGCGACTCGACGAACCCGACACGGGCGGGCGTACGGCGCTGAGCTTCGCCGCCGCCAACGGCCGTGTCGACATCGTCGAGTATCTGGTCGCCAACGGAGCGGTGGTCGATCGGCGCGACAAGCAGGGCCGCACGGCGCTTTTTCACGCCGTGCTCAACGATCGACGTGACGCGGTGGATTTCCTGCTGAATCGCGGCGCCGACGTGAACGTGCACGACCAGTTCGGCGACACGCCGCTGATGGTCGCCTGCGCGAAAGGCTTCGGCGACATGGCGACGTTGCTCCTGGCGCGCGGCGCCGACCCGAGTTTACGCGATCAGGAAGGTCGCACGGCCGCCGAGCGCGGAGCCGGTCGCACCGAGGCGTGCAAACCGCCAACGCCGCCACGGTAA